In Trichocoleus desertorum NBK24, the following are encoded in one genomic region:
- a CDS encoding PCP reductase family protein: MRESDLTDALKWTPEAKVKLQNIPFFVRSQARQRIEHLAREGELDTVTAELVEQARLEFGQ; the protein is encoded by the coding sequence ATGCGTGAGTCAGATCTAACCGATGCTTTGAAATGGACTCCTGAGGCAAAAGTTAAATTACAAAATATTCCTTTCTTTGTGCGATCGCAGGCACGTCAGCGGATTGAGCATTTAGCGCGGGAGGGAGAGTTGGATACGGTGACGGCTGAGCTGGTAGAGCAGGCGCGCCTAGAGTTTGGCCAATAG
- a CDS encoding SWIM zinc finger family protein, with protein sequence MTHYSPNSTKNNEPPKATTAADGVSLQPSREWWAQRWVDVLESFGWRRRLERARNYARQGNVLSLEFQGSKVSALVQGTAPEPYQVSLSLDPFTEEQWGYVIETMSQRAIFSAKLLAGEMPQSIEEVFTSNGLSLFPLTRFDIHSKCSCPDPANPCKHIGAVYYLLGDRFSEDPFVLFELRGRTKEQIIAALRQMRSTSSEGTALTPEESVSDRPQPTAPLKIEQFWHYNEQLEPSLVVIAPPPSTETILDVLGPIVIKPEAATPATTQPPSSVVMEHLRSIYAAVSQQAVVTAMNTSGS encoded by the coding sequence ATGACCCATTATTCTCCTAATTCAACTAAAAATAACGAACCACCTAAAGCCACCACGGCAGCAGATGGCGTTTCTCTCCAACCCAGCCGTGAATGGTGGGCGCAGCGGTGGGTAGATGTTTTGGAGTCTTTTGGCTGGCGGCGACGCTTGGAGCGGGCTCGTAACTACGCTCGGCAAGGCAACGTTCTGTCACTAGAGTTTCAAGGGTCAAAGGTGTCTGCTCTAGTCCAAGGTACGGCTCCTGAACCCTATCAAGTCTCGCTTTCTCTCGATCCGTTCACGGAGGAACAGTGGGGGTATGTGATTGAAACAATGTCCCAGCGAGCTATTTTCTCAGCCAAACTCTTAGCAGGAGAAATGCCTCAAAGCATTGAAGAAGTATTTACTAGCAATGGTTTGAGCTTATTTCCGCTCACACGATTTGACATTCATAGCAAATGCTCTTGCCCTGATCCTGCGAATCCCTGCAAGCATATTGGGGCAGTTTATTACCTGTTGGGCGATCGCTTTAGTGAAGATCCGTTTGTCTTGTTTGAACTGCGGGGGCGTACTAAAGAGCAAATTATCGCTGCCCTACGACAAATGCGGAGTACTAGCAGTGAGGGCACAGCATTAACTCCAGAAGAATCAGTGAGCGATCGCCCGCAACCCACTGCACCGCTAAAAATCGAGCAGTTTTGGCATTACAACGAACAGCTAGAGCCTTCTTTGGTAGTCATCGCACCCCCTCCCAGCACAGAAACCATCTTGGATGTGCTCGGTCCTATTGTTATAAAACCAGAAGCGGCGACCCCTGCAACTACTCAGCCTCCTTCCTCGGTCGTTATGGAGCACCTGCGCTCCATCTATGCAGCCGTCAGTCAGCAAGCAGTTGTGACTGCGATGAATACCTCAGGCAGTTGA
- a CDS encoding DEAD/DEAH box helicase: MAILHGSWLLQTSRNVAHQSASELGEHTPSLDFAGCFFVWGETWRRIADDTAIATEQIPEHPFAIAPTELVDLLRSLHQAGRLKWTLPTPAANSVASSPTESPTPAGRSRKRTAGSSATSASVVAVEPVTAADGALTWRSQVLALPTWVTATTLLPQHSAAALTEAEAAPDTLSLSPWRVEGFCLPPLAAMQFLQALPLSSFGAEDSFVGDDLRFWSHMARWSLDLLARRKFLPMVQTNDGSGVARWQSLLDSATDQERLEKFRQHLPAVCRTYQAAPPATPSATPQAPALDLPLAPQDLIRGFLNSTLDAQVRAIASPPAPASLPGDRRKPEPAIDPALQLWLQALSAESGLITSDPATLERLDTALQTWTAPLQDYLVEQRRFRTCFYLHPPVSGQTEWLLEYFLQAANDADFLLSAPTIWSNPVERLVYLGRTIERPQETLLAGLGLASRLYPLLEPSLHEQRPQFCRLTALQVYEFIKTAAWRLQDSGFGVILPPGLANQEGWANRLGLKIQAETSIAGDRRLGLQSLLNFRWGLSIGGQTLSKAEFDRLVALNTPLVEINGEWVELRPQDIRAAQNFFAERKDQMALSLEDALRISTGDTQVIEKLPVVSFEASGALQELINALTSGNQSVEAIATPTTFKGELRPYQARGAGWLAFLERWGLGACLADDMGLGKTVELIAFLLHLQEQKALEQPTLLVCPTSVLGNWEREVKRFGPTLKVMVHHGDKRPKGKVLAKTVKGQHLVITSYALIQRDLKDLQTVTWQGVVLDEAQNIKNPEAKQSQAVRQLENSFRIALTGTPVENRLSELWSILDFLNPGYLGPKNFFQRRFAIPVERYGDTASLKTLRSLVQPFILRRLKSDRSIIQDLPEKQEMTVFCGLTAEQAKLYQQAVDSSLAEIESADGIQRRGMILALLVKLKQICNHPTLLKDERALKDENKTASSFKARSGKLQRLDEMLEEILATSEEVGVNRGDRALIFTQFAEWGKLLQDHLQKQLKQEIPFLYGSTSKKQREEMVDRFQQDPQGPRIFILSLKAGGVGLNLTRANHVFHFDRWWNPAVENQATDRVFRIGQTRNVQVHKFVCNGTLEEKIHELIESKKALAEQVVGAGEQWLTEMDTDQLRNLLLLDRSAVIDEDTE; encoded by the coding sequence ATGGCAATTTTACACGGTAGTTGGTTACTGCAAACTTCCAGAAATGTTGCTCATCAGAGTGCCTCAGAACTAGGAGAGCATACTCCATCTCTTGATTTTGCAGGCTGTTTTTTTGTCTGGGGTGAGACTTGGCGACGGATTGCTGATGATACGGCTATTGCCACTGAGCAAATTCCTGAGCATCCTTTTGCGATCGCGCCCACCGAGTTAGTTGATCTTCTGCGATCGCTGCACCAAGCGGGCAGGCTCAAGTGGACATTGCCAACGCCTGCTGCTAATTCTGTTGCTTCTTCTCCTACGGAAAGCCCAACGCCTGCTGGACGTTCCCGTAAACGTACTGCTGGGAGTAGCGCTACTTCTGCTTCTGTCGTTGCTGTTGAGCCTGTTACCGCTGCTGATGGTGCGCTCACTTGGCGATCGCAAGTGTTGGCTTTACCTACTTGGGTCACTGCCACCACTCTCCTGCCTCAACATTCTGCTGCTGCGCTCACTGAGGCTGAAGCTGCACCCGATACGCTCTCCCTGTCTCCTTGGCGAGTCGAGGGCTTTTGTCTGCCTCCACTGGCGGCAATGCAGTTTCTCCAAGCTTTACCGCTGAGTTCTTTTGGGGCTGAAGACTCATTTGTGGGCGATGATTTGCGGTTTTGGTCCCACATGGCCCGCTGGAGCTTGGATCTGCTGGCAAGAAGAAAATTTCTGCCGATGGTGCAAACCAATGATGGTAGCGGAGTGGCTCGCTGGCAATCCCTGCTTGACAGTGCGACGGATCAAGAGAGACTAGAGAAATTTAGGCAGCACTTACCTGCGGTTTGCCGTACTTATCAAGCTGCACCCCCCGCTACACCCTCTGCCACACCCCAGGCCCCAGCCTTAGACTTACCCCTAGCGCCACAGGATTTAATTCGAGGCTTCTTAAACAGTACGTTGGATGCTCAAGTGAGAGCGATCGCTAGCCCTCCTGCTCCGGCTAGTCTCCCAGGCGATCGCCGCAAGCCAGAACCTGCGATTGACCCAGCTCTGCAACTGTGGCTGCAAGCATTGAGCGCTGAATCTGGATTGATAACGAGCGATCCAGCGACCCTAGAGCGTTTAGACACTGCTTTGCAGACCTGGACAGCCCCGCTCCAAGATTATTTGGTAGAGCAACGGCGGTTTCGGACTTGCTTCTATTTGCACCCTCCAGTCAGCGGGCAAACCGAATGGCTCTTGGAGTATTTCTTGCAAGCAGCCAATGATGCCGACTTTTTGCTGAGTGCCCCCACCATTTGGAGCAATCCAGTGGAGCGATTAGTGTATTTAGGCCGCACCATTGAGCGACCGCAAGAAACACTACTGGCAGGTTTAGGACTGGCTTCACGACTGTACCCGCTGCTAGAACCCAGCTTGCACGAACAGCGACCCCAGTTTTGTCGCCTCACCGCTTTGCAGGTATACGAGTTTATTAAAACGGCAGCTTGGCGTTTACAAGATAGCGGCTTTGGCGTAATTCTCCCCCCTGGGCTAGCCAACCAAGAGGGCTGGGCCAACCGTCTGGGACTGAAAATTCAAGCAGAAACTTCTATTGCAGGCGATCGCCGTTTAGGACTCCAAAGCTTACTGAATTTTCGCTGGGGCTTGTCGATTGGGGGTCAAACCCTTTCCAAAGCTGAGTTCGATCGCCTAGTAGCTTTGAATACGCCCTTAGTCGAAATCAACGGCGAGTGGGTGGAACTGCGGCCCCAAGATATTCGTGCGGCTCAAAATTTCTTTGCCGAACGCAAAGACCAGATGGCTCTCTCCTTGGAAGATGCGCTGCGGATTAGTACAGGCGACACGCAAGTAATTGAAAAGCTTCCAGTCGTCAGCTTTGAAGCTTCTGGTGCCTTGCAAGAACTCATCAATGCCCTGACTTCCGGGAATCAATCTGTAGAAGCGATCGCCACTCCCACAACTTTTAAAGGAGAGCTACGTCCTTACCAAGCCCGTGGCGCTGGCTGGCTAGCCTTTCTAGAGCGCTGGGGTTTAGGAGCTTGCCTCGCAGACGATATGGGTTTGGGAAAAACCGTGGAGCTGATTGCTTTCTTGTTACATCTACAGGAACAAAAAGCGTTGGAACAGCCCACTCTCTTGGTCTGCCCCACTTCAGTGTTAGGTAACTGGGAGCGGGAAGTGAAGAGATTTGGTCCTACCCTCAAAGTTATGGTGCATCACGGCGACAAGCGCCCCAAAGGAAAGGTTCTTGCGAAAACTGTTAAAGGTCAACATTTAGTCATTACGAGTTACGCGCTCATTCAACGAGACCTCAAAGATCTGCAAACCGTTACTTGGCAAGGGGTAGTGCTGGATGAAGCCCAGAATATTAAAAATCCAGAGGCTAAACAATCACAAGCAGTGCGGCAATTAGAAAACAGCTTTCGTATTGCCCTAACGGGTACTCCAGTGGAGAACCGCCTCTCTGAGTTGTGGTCTATTTTGGACTTTCTCAATCCTGGCTATCTGGGACCAAAGAACTTCTTCCAACGGCGGTTTGCGATTCCAGTCGAGCGTTACGGGGATACTGCCTCGCTCAAAACTCTGCGATCGCTGGTGCAACCCTTTATTCTGCGTCGGCTTAAGAGCGATCGCAGCATTATCCAAGATTTGCCCGAAAAACAGGAAATGACAGTTTTTTGTGGGCTAACTGCCGAGCAAGCCAAGTTGTACCAGCAGGCTGTAGATTCTTCCTTAGCTGAAATTGAAAGTGCTGACGGCATCCAGCGACGAGGCATGATTTTAGCGCTACTGGTGAAACTAAAGCAAATTTGCAATCACCCAACTTTATTGAAGGATGAACGAGCTTTAAAGGATGAAAATAAAACTGCTTCATCCTTTAAAGCTCGTTCTGGCAAGCTTCAGCGCTTGGACGAGATGCTGGAAGAAATTTTAGCCACGAGCGAAGAAGTAGGAGTCAACCGAGGCGATCGCGCCTTGATCTTTACTCAGTTTGCTGAGTGGGGCAAATTGCTCCAAGACCATCTGCAAAAACAACTAAAGCAAGAAATTCCGTTCCTGTACGGCAGCACCTCGAAAAAGCAACGCGAGGAAATGGTCGATCGCTTCCAACAAGACCCCCAGGGGCCGAGAATTTTTATTCTTTCCCTCAAAGCAGGTGGGGTAGGACTCAACCTGACGCGTGCCAACCATGTCTTCCACTTCGATCGTTGGTGGAACCCAGCCGTCGAAAACCAAGCCACCGATCGGGTGTTCCGCATCGGTCAGACTCGGAATGTCCAAGTTCATAAGTTTGTTTGCAACGGCACCTTAGAAGAAAAAATTCATGAATTGATTGAAAGCAAGAAAGCTCTAGCTGAGCAGGTTGTCGGGGCTGGGGAACAATGGCTAACTGAGATGGATACTGACCAGCTTCGCAACTTGCTCTTGCTCGATCGCAGCGCCGTGATTGATGAGGACACCGAATGA
- a CDS encoding N-acetyltransferase, producing the protein MSAELDRMELADRELVRELLNIVIIEGQTYPQIQPLSESEFAAYWASHDAFIVRAMNDLEGQKSPRILGAFYLKPNFPGRCSHICNAGFIVQPSLRGQGIGRWMGETMLAIALTLGYQAVMFNLVFATNTPSISLWQSLGFSTIGRIPQAVQLAEGCQVDALILYRSLS; encoded by the coding sequence ATGTCAGCCGAGTTAGATCGGATGGAACTTGCCGATCGAGAGTTGGTTCGGGAACTGCTGAATATTGTCATTATTGAAGGCCAAACCTATCCCCAAATACAACCTCTGAGCGAAAGCGAATTTGCAGCTTATTGGGCGAGCCATGATGCTTTTATCGTGCGGGCAATGAACGATCTAGAGGGCCAGAAATCACCAAGGATCTTAGGAGCGTTTTATCTCAAACCAAACTTTCCGGGACGGTGCAGTCACATCTGCAATGCTGGGTTTATTGTGCAACCAAGCTTAAGAGGCCAGGGAATCGGGCGTTGGATGGGAGAGACGATGTTAGCGATCGCCCTGACTCTGGGATATCAGGCTGTGATGTTTAACTTAGTGTTTGCCACCAATACCCCTTCCATCAGCCTATGGCAATCTTTAGGATTCAGCACCATTGGCCGCATTCCCCAAGCCGTACAGTTGGCTGAAGGCTGTCAAGTTGATGCCCTCATTCTATATCGGTCTTTAAGCTGA